One Ostreibacterium oceani genomic region harbors:
- the pilQ gene encoding type IV pilus secretin PilQ: MLKQTKPLSLIIATTLAVTPAWAGDINSVISGRNADGAYEIQLIGSGFSGVSSYSLNEPAKIVIDIPNGKSNLTSSVTEIKSPLVTDIAVIEGDDRVRATINLTKASPYKIVDTDNKITIAIQEPSQVKSQRVPEAVANQASTVDFKRGAEGQGVVEIALPHENASVDIQRQGTKIIAQLRGSQFGQAKRLNVQDFGTPAKHVDIRKNQLQIDTLTDNYEIVSYQSDNRFLIELSKPLKEELDQALLPPGDSRKQYDGEPLSLNFQDIEVRAVLQLIGDFTNTNIVVSDEVSGSITLRLNDVPWDQALDIILQTKGLGKEENSGVIYVAPAATIAGNKRAAYDIVNVERELAPTQSQLIQIQYARAENLEKIIRDTNRSTSGAEGRNNNGLLSARGTIAVDPRTNTLIVNDVPSSIQKVRALIGELDVAVNQVLIDARIVSASNDFTHELGIRWGGAFVGASGGNIIGGGGSLAAADTITSSARDNLASGSSSAITAPSLNNRLGVNLGSSNPTGILGVQLLGSDFLLDLELSALENEGRGEIISSPRVITQDGNSANISQGTEIPYTTRDDSGTPTVAFKEVNLELNVTPKIAPNQMVDMILEIDKDTVGALTQTLDGVVPSINTNNVSTQVLVDNGQTVVLGGVYEQTKTKSVSKVPVLGDLPVVGRAFRRDLNSVQKSELLIFVTPKIVDKRYVSEDKFSEIRN; this comes from the coding sequence ATGTTAAAACAAACTAAACCATTGTCTTTAATCATCGCGACAACGTTGGCTGTTACGCCAGCTTGGGCAGGAGACATTAACAGTGTCATCTCTGGACGAAATGCAGACGGTGCTTATGAAATTCAGCTTATTGGTTCTGGCTTCTCTGGCGTTTCGTCTTATAGCTTGAATGAGCCTGCGAAAATTGTCATTGACATCCCTAATGGGAAGAGCAACCTGACAAGTAGTGTTACAGAAATCAAGAGTCCGTTAGTGACCGACATAGCCGTAATTGAAGGCGATGACCGCGTCAGGGCGACGATTAATTTAACAAAGGCAAGTCCCTATAAAATAGTAGATACCGATAACAAAATCACGATAGCGATCCAAGAGCCTAGTCAAGTCAAATCGCAACGTGTGCCGGAGGCTGTCGCCAACCAAGCTTCAACGGTAGATTTTAAACGTGGCGCAGAAGGACAAGGCGTTGTAGAAATTGCTTTACCCCACGAAAACGCGTCGGTCGATATCCAGCGTCAAGGTACAAAAATTATTGCACAGCTCAGAGGCAGTCAATTTGGCCAAGCTAAACGCTTAAATGTCCAAGATTTTGGCACGCCTGCAAAACACGTTGACATCCGCAAAAATCAACTACAAATTGATACACTTACCGACAATTATGAGATTGTTTCTTATCAAAGTGACAATCGTTTCTTAATTGAGCTGAGCAAACCACTAAAAGAAGAGCTAGACCAGGCATTACTCCCACCAGGTGACAGCAGAAAACAATATGACGGTGAGCCGTTATCACTGAATTTCCAAGACATTGAGGTTAGAGCCGTACTACAGCTTATCGGAGACTTCACCAACACCAATATTGTTGTGAGTGACGAAGTCAGTGGCAGCATTACGCTAAGACTTAACGACGTACCTTGGGATCAAGCATTGGACATTATCCTACAAACTAAAGGACTGGGTAAAGAAGAAAATAGTGGCGTTATTTATGTCGCCCCAGCAGCAACTATTGCTGGCAACAAACGCGCCGCTTATGACATTGTCAATGTTGAGCGTGAGCTTGCGCCAACACAAAGCCAATTAATTCAAATCCAGTATGCGCGCGCTGAAAATTTAGAAAAAATTATTCGCGATACCAACCGAAGCACATCAGGTGCAGAAGGAAGAAATAACAACGGACTACTTTCTGCAAGAGGGACTATTGCAGTTGACCCAAGAACAAATACGTTAATTGTCAACGACGTTCCTAGCAGCATCCAAAAAGTACGTGCGTTAATTGGCGAACTTGACGTTGCGGTAAACCAAGTATTGATAGATGCACGCATTGTTTCTGCCTCTAACGACTTTACCCACGAGTTAGGTATTCGTTGGGGTGGTGCATTCGTTGGCGCGTCTGGTGGCAATATTATTGGTGGGGGCGGCTCATTGGCAGCAGCTGATACCATCACCTCCAGCGCCAGAGACAATCTTGCCTCAGGCTCTTCATCTGCTATTACCGCCCCATCATTAAACAATCGTCTAGGGGTCAATTTAGGCTCATCAAATCCAACAGGAATTTTAGGAGTCCAATTACTAGGTAGTGACTTCTTGCTTGATTTAGAATTATCAGCGTTAGAAAACGAAGGTCGAGGAGAAATCATCTCTAGTCCACGCGTTATTACCCAAGATGGAAACTCTGCAAATATTTCTCAAGGCACAGAGATTCCTTACACCACTCGAGACGATTCTGGCACACCAACCGTAGCATTTAAAGAGGTCAACCTAGAACTCAATGTTACCCCAAAAATTGCACCTAATCAAATGGTTGACATGATACTAGAAATTGACAAAGATACTGTTGGTGCACTAACTCAGACATTGGATGGTGTTGTCCCTTCTATTAATACTAATAATGTATCGACGCAAGTGTTGGTTGACAACGGCCAAACCGTTGTGCTTGGCGGTGTCTATGAACAGACCAAAACCAAGTCCGTTTCTAAAGTACCTGTGCTTGGTGATTTACCTGTTGTCGGCAGAGCATTTAGACGTGACCTAAACAGCGTGCAAAAAAGTGAACTGCTTATTTTTGTCACGCCTAAAATAGTCGACAAGCGCTACGTTTCTGAGGATAAATTTTCAGAAATTAGAAATTAA
- a CDS encoding pilus assembly protein PilP, protein MKMKSKHYSALALVVLLSGCLPFNERQSEVSKHIQEQKDAAKRISGAYQMETREITPYTGYNYKENRRLSDPFRARDFVLETESPTPINPDDSGQETKDTCISSNATQPNFTREKGILEDYSLDALSFVGTLRQNENVALIKTPSHGVIEIQVGEYLGKNHGRVFEIRETALVIQEKFRTGGCWEDKKTVMVIKQ, encoded by the coding sequence ATGAAAATGAAAAGCAAACATTATTCAGCTCTAGCATTGGTGGTACTTTTATCAGGGTGCTTGCCGTTTAATGAAAGACAAAGCGAAGTCAGCAAACACATCCAGGAACAGAAAGACGCCGCCAAACGAATTTCAGGTGCATACCAGATGGAAACGCGCGAAATAACACCTTATACAGGCTATAATTATAAAGAAAACCGTCGTCTCTCTGACCCTTTTCGTGCTCGAGATTTCGTGCTAGAGACGGAAAGTCCAACGCCGATCAATCCTGATGATTCAGGTCAAGAAACCAAAGACACCTGCATATCTTCGAACGCAACCCAGCCCAATTTTACTCGAGAAAAGGGTATACTTGAAGATTACAGCTTAGATGCACTGTCTTTTGTTGGTACACTAAGACAAAATGAGAACGTTGCACTTATTAAAACGCCTAGTCATGGCGTCATAGAGATCCAAGTTGGAGAGTACTTAGGTAAAAATCATGGCAGGGTGTTCGAAATTAGGGAAACAGCACTTGTCATCCAAGAAAAATTTAGAACAGGCGGCTGCTGGGAAGATAAAAAAACCGTCATGGTCATCAAGCAATAG
- a CDS encoding type IV pilus inner membrane component PilO — protein sequence MAKKSNFSFNSLHTWPAALTLIIGLLIIALFVILAKQFLINPIVDEITSKEGQISTQKQEYKKNQEIIATLPQIRKEIVELEIVRDEAKKYLPTEISMPALIDNVYISARNNGIVFDKFTPERDIDREFYTIKPVSLNAEVGYVSMASFVEEVTTLERIMNVESVSFRANNSRGGRNAEFPRNENTPITMTAELRTYIFKDDEDSTSN from the coding sequence ATGGCGAAAAAAAGCAATTTTTCTTTCAACTCACTGCATACGTGGCCAGCGGCACTGACGCTTATTATAGGGCTACTTATCATTGCGTTGTTTGTTATTTTGGCAAAACAATTTTTGATTAACCCTATTGTTGACGAAATCACATCTAAAGAAGGTCAAATTAGCACACAAAAGCAAGAATATAAGAAAAACCAAGAAATCATCGCGACGTTGCCACAAATTCGCAAAGAAATCGTCGAACTAGAAATCGTGCGCGATGAGGCTAAAAAATACCTCCCAACTGAGATTTCCATGCCTGCGTTAATCGATAATGTCTATATTAGCGCTAGAAATAATGGCATTGTATTCGATAAATTCACACCTGAACGAGATATCGATCGCGAATTTTATACCATTAAGCCTGTCTCGTTAAATGCTGAAGTGGGTTATGTCAGCATGGCATCCTTTGTCGAAGAAGTCACGACTTTAGAGCGGATTATGAACGTTGAAAGTGTGAGCTTCAGAGCCAACAATTCACGCGGTGGTCGCAATGCAGAATTCCCTAGAAATGAAAACACACCAATTACGATGACCGCTGAATTACGTACCTATATCTTCAAAGACGATGAAGATAGTACGAGCAACTAA
- a CDS encoding PilN domain-containing protein — translation MAIQFNLLPWRDELRAKKEKSVKTSLGIAAIIGLALGGLYYGYEKIRLGDHNAALAQITRANQDIQPQIKEKRELDTLKIKLNNQIDAIEALQADRASAAHMLEELSDANNQDLFLTEFTLRDGNVNITGIAKNDTEISDLMKKLRASQWYQEPRLINITSAPDLGEEVKTFNITSQLLLPGREQTGG, via the coding sequence ATGGCAATACAATTTAACCTACTACCTTGGCGCGATGAACTACGCGCTAAAAAAGAAAAAAGTGTCAAGACTTCCCTCGGCATTGCAGCTATTATAGGGCTTGCGCTAGGCGGACTTTATTATGGCTACGAAAAAATTCGGCTTGGTGATCATAATGCAGCGCTTGCACAGATCACAAGAGCCAACCAAGATATCCAGCCCCAAATCAAAGAAAAGCGCGAGCTAGATACCTTGAAAATCAAGTTAAACAACCAGATTGACGCCATTGAGGCGCTTCAAGCTGACCGCGCCTCTGCGGCACACATGCTTGAAGAGCTATCGGACGCCAATAACCAAGACTTGTTTTTAACTGAATTCACCCTTCGCGATGGCAATGTCAATATTACGGGCATCGCGAAAAATGATACGGAAATTTCAGACTTGATGAAAAAGCTACGCGCGAGCCAATGGTACCAAGAACCACGGCTAATTAACATCACTTCGGCACCCGATTTAGGCGAAGAAGTCAAAACCTTTAACATTACTAGCCAGCTATTACTGCCAGGCAGGGAACAGACAGGAGGCTAA
- the pilM gene encoding type IV pilus assembly protein PilM: MLGIDIGSYSVKAVSVKKSGRKATIEQVACEQLPPEMRGGGAVDLNTLRQINARLIKQLGKSHKSVALSVPTASTILRTISLDADLSDELLEGEVQIELVNFVPFPLDQIYVDYTSLGKSEKNPGQQEVFVAVSRRDVVDKVAGSVNLKSITHKEVDIEAFAIGQLIEQIKGKNYRECYGVLDIGYRTTKMTVFKEGELLFSREQQIGGQQLTETISEVNAISIEEAESLKLTSISSVPENVLTNYLDSVSEQIVLAIEFFSSTNNQDIETIYVTGGGSLVPGLTQNLSENISAMQFEPLPIGQEIKLGKKLYGLSSEAAIAMSAVAAGLSMRK, translated from the coding sequence GTGTTAGGAATAGATATTGGCAGCTATTCAGTTAAAGCTGTATCCGTCAAAAAAAGTGGTCGAAAAGCCACCATTGAGCAAGTCGCTTGCGAGCAACTGCCACCAGAAATGCGTGGCGGCGGCGCAGTCGATCTCAACACATTAAGACAAATCAACGCTAGACTGATTAAACAGCTTGGAAAATCGCACAAATCAGTTGCACTAAGCGTGCCAACAGCCTCGACCATACTCCGCACTATCAGCCTAGACGCCGATTTATCGGACGAATTGTTAGAAGGCGAGGTGCAGATTGAGCTGGTTAATTTTGTCCCATTCCCGCTAGATCAAATCTATGTCGACTATACCAGTCTAGGCAAGTCAGAGAAAAACCCAGGGCAACAAGAGGTTTTTGTCGCGGTTAGTCGGCGTGATGTGGTTGACAAAGTTGCTGGCTCAGTCAATCTGAAATCAATTACACACAAAGAAGTCGATATCGAGGCCTTTGCCATCGGTCAGCTTATCGAGCAAATCAAGGGCAAAAATTATCGCGAATGCTACGGTGTGCTCGACATTGGTTACCGCACCACCAAAATGACCGTTTTCAAAGAAGGTGAGTTGTTATTTAGTCGCGAGCAACAAATTGGCGGACAACAGCTCACAGAGACCATTTCAGAAGTCAACGCCATCAGCATTGAGGAGGCCGAATCTTTAAAGTTGACCTCAATTAGTAGCGTCCCCGAAAATGTCTTGACCAATTATTTAGATTCTGTCAGCGAGCAAATTGTTCTGGCCATTGAATTTTTTAGCTCAACCAATAACCAAGACATCGAGACTATTTATGTCACAGGCGGTGGCAGTCTAGTCCCTGGGCTGACTCAAAACCTTAGTGAAAACATCAGCGCCATGCAATTTGAACCACTCCCAATCGGTCAAGAAATCAAACTTGGGAAAAAACTATATGGGCTAAGCAGTGAAGCAGCCATTGCGATGTCAGCGGTAGCTGCAGGTTTATCAATGAGGAAGTAA
- a CDS encoding citrate synthase codes for MSDKKVTLTTHYDDKETSVDLAVLFPTLGRPVVDVRTITSQTGLFTHDPAFTATSSCESKITFIDGNEGQLLYRGYPIEQLAEKSNFLDVAYLLLFGETPSASERETYRQEIEDYSLINESLKTFFEGFHYDAHPMAMLMGVVGSLSAFYPDALNIRDADTRRKTALRLVAKMPVISAAIYKHSIGEPFVYPNPKLGYTENFLNMMFSRPNQDYEIDPLAARALDVLFILHADHEQNASTSTVRLAGSTGTNPYAAIAAGIASLWGPAHGGANEAVLKMLDDIGDISQVDKYIAKAKDKNDPFRLMGFGHRVYRNFDPRATIIRKLCHEVLAKYGSDPRLDLAIKLEEIALKDDYFIERKLYPNVDFYSGIIYSALNIPVNMFTVMFAIARTAGWVAHWNELVTTDHKIGRPRQLYTGLTQRNFK; via the coding sequence ATGAGCGACAAAAAAGTAACTTTAACCACCCATTACGACGACAAAGAAACCAGCGTTGATTTAGCCGTGCTTTTCCCTACGCTAGGCCGACCTGTCGTCGACGTGCGTACGATTACCAGTCAAACGGGCTTGTTTACCCATGACCCTGCTTTTACCGCAACGTCCAGCTGCGAAAGCAAGATTACATTTATCGATGGTAACGAAGGCCAGCTACTCTACCGCGGCTACCCGATAGAGCAGCTGGCCGAAAAGTCAAATTTCCTAGACGTCGCTTATTTATTATTGTTTGGGGAAACACCTTCTGCGTCAGAACGTGAGACCTACCGACAAGAAATCGAAGATTACTCGTTAATCAACGAAAGTCTAAAGACATTCTTTGAAGGCTTTCATTATGACGCGCACCCAATGGCCATGCTAATGGGTGTTGTCGGCTCGCTATCTGCATTCTACCCCGATGCATTGAATATCCGTGACGCCGATACACGCCGCAAAACTGCCCTGCGACTTGTCGCAAAAATGCCAGTTATCTCCGCTGCAATTTACAAGCATTCTATTGGCGAGCCATTTGTCTATCCAAATCCTAAGCTGGGCTACACCGAAAACTTCCTAAATATGATGTTTTCACGCCCAAATCAAGACTATGAAATTGACCCACTGGCAGCCCGCGCTTTAGATGTTCTCTTTATTCTGCACGCGGATCACGAACAAAACGCCTCCACTTCAACCGTCAGACTCGCTGGCAGCACAGGCACCAACCCATACGCAGCTATCGCTGCTGGGATTGCCTCACTGTGGGGACCTGCGCACGGTGGCGCCAATGAGGCCGTATTAAAAATGCTCGATGATATCGGCGATATCAGCCAAGTAGATAAATATATCGCCAAGGCCAAAGATAAAAATGATCCATTCCGTTTGATGGGTTTTGGACACCGCGTTTATCGCAACTTTGACCCACGCGCAACCATTATTCGCAAGCTGTGCCATGAGGTTCTAGCTAAGTATGGTAGCGACCCACGACTGGATTTGGCCATCAAATTAGAAGAGATTGCACTCAAAGACGATTACTTTATTGAAAGAAAATTATATCCAAATGTAGACTTTTACTCTGGAATTATATATAGTGCACTTAACATTCCTGTCAATATGTTTACAGTCATGTTTGCGATTGCTAGAACAGCAGGATGGGTGGCACACTGGAACGAGCTAGTCACAACCGACCATAAAATTGGTCGACCAAGACAGCTCTATACTGGGTTAACCCAAAGAAATTTTAAATAA
- a CDS encoding type B 50S ribosomal protein L31, with amino-acid sequence MKKDIHPNYRPVVFQDAGADFAFLTKSTVESKETIAWEDGNEYPLVKVEISSKSHPFYTGKQNIVDTAGRVDRFKRKYQK; translated from the coding sequence ATGAAAAAAGATATACACCCAAATTACCGCCCCGTGGTTTTCCAAGATGCTGGCGCAGACTTTGCATTTTTAACCAAATCAACGGTAGAAAGCAAAGAGACCATCGCTTGGGAAGACGGCAACGAGTACCCATTGGTAAAAGTTGAAATCTCAAGCAAAAGCCACCCATTCTATACTGGCAAACAAAACATTGTTGATACCGCAGGGCGTGTTGATCGCTTCAAACGCAAGTATCAAAAGTAA